A stretch of the Sphingosinithalassobacter tenebrarum genome encodes the following:
- a CDS encoding MFS transporter, with the protein MTQRADTESADDFVTANLKRNYSAHFLDGMLSFAGFRLISTPTFTPAYLFLLTGSKALVGVGSSLLQAGMMLSPMLVAAALSHRGQVLPAALRIGLFMRLMILALALVGWVLDGPSAIAATFLVLFLLGMGTGGQRIAFNLLLSKVIPIRRRGRLQGWRNFVGGLIAAGISYLAGVWLIEGDFLGNGYASIFLLTFLLSCAGLLAIGLMMREPRGTAMTVRRPLFAHIASFPSHLADRDFRAFLIAQSTCTLARAAAPFYILFAGSRIGLDGPAVGGLALCFMAADTVSNLLWGRLGDKAGYRITYMLAIGLWIASTLVLMLIPSGFGLALAFCGLGASISGYLMSQQTMVLEFGPREDVAMRLGLTNTLDGIVSAIGPLLGGMVASLFGYDPLFLGSIAMLSITLLLLFRLRDPRRET; encoded by the coding sequence GTGACACAACGCGCCGACACGGAATCGGCCGATGATTTCGTGACCGCCAATCTGAAGCGCAATTATTCGGCGCATTTCCTGGACGGCATGTTGAGCTTCGCCGGCTTCCGGTTGATCTCCACGCCTACGTTCACACCCGCCTATCTGTTTCTGCTGACAGGCTCGAAGGCGCTTGTGGGAGTCGGCAGTTCGCTTCTCCAGGCGGGAATGATGCTCTCGCCGATGCTGGTCGCGGCGGCGCTTTCGCACCGCGGGCAGGTGTTGCCGGCGGCACTGCGCATCGGGCTGTTCATGCGGCTGATGATCCTCGCGCTCGCGCTTGTCGGCTGGGTGCTCGACGGACCTTCGGCGATAGCCGCCACCTTCCTGGTGCTGTTCCTGCTGGGCATGGGCACCGGCGGCCAGCGCATCGCCTTCAACCTGCTGTTGAGCAAGGTCATCCCGATCCGGCGTCGCGGCCGGCTGCAGGGTTGGCGCAACTTCGTCGGCGGGCTGATCGCGGCGGGCATATCCTATCTTGCGGGCGTCTGGCTGATCGAAGGCGATTTTCTCGGCAACGGCTATGCCAGCATCTTCCTTCTCACCTTCCTGCTCAGTTGCGCCGGGCTGCTGGCGATCGGACTGATGATGCGCGAGCCCCGCGGCACGGCGATGACGGTACGCCGACCATTGTTCGCACACATCGCGTCCTTTCCCAGTCACCTTGCGGACCGCGATTTCCGCGCCTTCCTTATCGCCCAGTCGACCTGCACGCTGGCCCGCGCGGCGGCGCCTTTCTACATCCTGTTCGCTGGCAGCAGGATCGGCCTAGACGGCCCCGCCGTGGGCGGGCTCGCCCTGTGCTTCATGGCCGCTGATACCGTGTCCAACCTGCTTTGGGGGCGCCTCGGCGACAAGGCCGGCTACCGCATCACCTATATGCTAGCGATTGGCCTGTGGATCGCATCGACGCTCGTTTTGATGCTCATCCCCTCTGGCTTCGGCCTGGCGCTTGCCTTTTGCGGCCTGGGCGCGTCGATTTCCGGCTATCTGATGAGTCAGCAGACGATGGTGCTCGAATTCGGCCCGCGCGAGGATGTCGCGATGCGGCTGGGCCTCACCAATACGCTGGATGGCATAGTATCGGCGATCGGACCGCTGCTGGGCGGCATGGTTGCAAGCCTCTTCGGCTATGATCCGCTCTTCCTCGGATCAATCGCGATGCTGTCGATCACGTTGCTGTTGCTGTTTCGGCTTCGGGACCCGCGACGAGAGACGTGA
- a CDS encoding CitMHS family transporter, which produces MNLALLGFATVAAFIILIMTRRLSAIVALIAIPIVAGLLAPGQADLGGMIVEGILQVAPIALLLSFAILFFGIMMDAGLFDPLVRRILHLVGNDPLRIAIGTAALSALVSVDGDGTTTALIVITALLPVYRSIGMNPLILATLLGSTNAIMNFVPWGGPAARAAAALKIDLLSDLFLPLLPAMAAGMLAAFGLAWWFGVTERRRLGWQPAAMQHGAAVEHESPPERRPHLFWPNLLLTLALMAGMFTGIASLPVLMMGAFAIAVTLNYPNLQAQRERINAHANNVVMVALLIFAAGSLTGIMDGTGMLDAMAQALVHGIPDAMGPYLAPVTAVLSLPITFLMSNDAYYFGIVPVLAEAATNFGVPAEAIGRASMMGQPVHQLSPLLAPVYLACGLLGVEVADVQRFALKYAALISLALTLGAILTGAIPLAVS; this is translated from the coding sequence GTGAACCTTGCCCTGCTGGGCTTCGCAACCGTTGCGGCCTTCATCATCCTCATCATGACCAGACGACTGTCGGCGATCGTCGCGCTGATCGCGATTCCGATCGTCGCCGGCCTACTCGCGCCGGGGCAGGCGGACCTGGGCGGGATGATCGTCGAGGGCATCCTGCAGGTCGCGCCGATCGCATTGCTCCTTTCCTTCGCCATCCTGTTTTTCGGCATCATGATGGACGCGGGACTGTTCGACCCGCTCGTTCGACGCATCCTGCACCTTGTTGGGAATGATCCGCTCCGCATCGCGATCGGCACGGCCGCCCTGTCGGCGCTGGTGTCGGTGGACGGGGACGGCACGACAACGGCACTGATCGTCATCACCGCGCTGCTGCCCGTCTATCGGTCGATCGGCATGAACCCGCTGATCCTCGCCACGCTGCTCGGCAGCACCAACGCGATCATGAACTTCGTGCCCTGGGGCGGCCCGGCAGCCAGGGCCGCGGCGGCGCTGAAAATCGATCTGCTTTCGGATCTCTTCCTCCCGCTGCTGCCGGCAATGGCTGCCGGAATGCTCGCAGCCTTCGGCCTCGCCTGGTGGTTCGGCGTCACCGAACGTCGGCGGCTCGGCTGGCAACCGGCGGCGATGCAGCATGGCGCCGCCGTCGAACACGAATCGCCGCCCGAGCGCCGGCCGCACCTTTTCTGGCCGAACCTGTTGCTAACTCTCGCACTGATGGCGGGCATGTTCACGGGCATCGCCTCGCTGCCGGTGCTGATGATGGGCGCCTTCGCGATCGCAGTGACGCTCAACTATCCCAATCTCCAGGCCCAGCGCGAACGGATCAACGCGCATGCCAATAATGTGGTGATGGTCGCGCTGCTGATCTTCGCCGCCGGATCGCTGACCGGCATCATGGACGGTACCGGCATGCTCGACGCAATGGCGCAGGCGCTGGTTCACGGCATCCCCGACGCAATGGGGCCCTATCTGGCACCCGTCACAGCGGTCCTCAGCCTGCCCATCACCTTCCTCATGTCCAACGACGCCTATTATTTCGGTATCGTGCCGGTGCTGGCGGAGGCCGCCACCAACTTCGGCGTACCCGCCGAAGCGATCGGCCGCGCCTCGATGATGGGGCAGCCCGTCCACCAGCTCAGCCCGCTGCTCGCGCCGGTCTATCTCGCTTGCGGGTTGCTCGGCGTCGAAGTCGCCGACGTCCAGCGGTTCGCGCTCAAATATGCGGCACTGATCTCGCTGGCGCTCACGCTCGGCGCGATTCTGACGGGCGCCATCCCCCTGGCCGTTTCGTGA
- a CDS encoding GntR family transcriptional regulator, with product MAIRETIHFGAGDAGQRAEPATLTVLTRVRELIVTGKMPAGTRLAAETIAKELGVSRTPVRSALAVLTAEGLASYHVNRGYAVRDIQLRDILDAIDARAVLEAKGCGLSVDYGWAPEEFERLGAAVREGAAIVRRGAWSEAIEREWYEHNRDFHSLIVRVSRNGAIRNAIRMTVIYPVFGDIARLCPAVARYVPQRFRTIPESVPDHIIESQGDHQKILDAIAAEDAELAEASMLAHVQKSRHRLAAIATRR from the coding sequence ATGGCGATACGCGAAACCATTCATTTCGGCGCCGGCGATGCCGGACAACGGGCCGAGCCTGCGACGCTCACGGTATTGACGCGCGTGCGCGAGCTGATCGTGACCGGAAAAATGCCCGCAGGCACGCGGCTTGCCGCCGAAACGATTGCAAAGGAACTTGGTGTTTCGCGGACGCCGGTGCGGAGTGCGCTTGCCGTGCTGACCGCCGAGGGCCTGGCCTCCTATCACGTCAATCGCGGATATGCCGTGCGCGATATCCAGCTGCGCGACATTCTCGACGCGATTGATGCGCGGGCAGTGCTCGAGGCCAAGGGATGCGGACTTTCGGTGGATTATGGCTGGGCACCGGAAGAATTCGAACGGCTTGGCGCGGCGGTGCGCGAGGGGGCGGCGATCGTTCGGCGCGGCGCCTGGTCCGAGGCGATCGAGCGCGAATGGTACGAGCATAATCGCGACTTTCATTCGCTGATCGTCCGCGTTTCGCGCAACGGTGCGATCCGCAACGCGATCCGCATGACCGTGATCTATCCGGTGTTCGGCGACATTGCCCGGCTGTGCCCGGCGGTAGCGCGATATGTGCCCCAGCGGTTTCGTACGATCCCGGAAAGCGTGCCGGATCATATTATCGAGTCGCAAGGCGATCATCAGAAGATACTGGATGCGATCGCTGCGGAGGACGCGGAGCTGGCGGAGGCGTCCATGCTAGCCCACGTACAGAAGTCGCGGCATCGCCTGGCGGCCATAGCCACGCGCCGATAG
- a CDS encoding TonB-dependent receptor — MRGKAMGRMLSGAAFVGLLWTGSAQAQDADTTAPGQAGEQAADAVPDEQLGNMIVVTAQRRSENLQDVPVTVTVFNAEQIAEARIQQIDDVVTRTPGLSFDNFPASQPRLYIRGIGSSDRGAAGDPSSAVFVDDIYMGRPSAIAFDAFDIERIEVLKGPQGTLFGRNVVGGAINVITKKPDIDRVDAAAELTYGNYERLDAAAMINVPFARNTGAVRLSGAYRSHDGYSWNPYLGERIDDQDTLTGRFQIYGEPAYNFRFHFTIDGTRDRFSGPANHTLELDTSDPLHNFYTSNFDPDTTYGSQVGYQDRDTWGIRSELSYDFSFATLTFLGSYRDVDYGNRYDLDGGNPDPASPGYNQIAISGGDDETNELSSQEVRLSSLPDSDFTWVAGFYHYHQETDRSNTFNLDAAAVAPIPLTEIYDQYAKVDSIAVFGDVSLPLTDQLTVFGGVRYSRDDKTARVRNTDSMVPIRGDEFFDVTGDATFDDLTYRAGVEFRPARRHMFYASISRGFKSGGFPDTPANAADAATPFEPETAIQYEIGQKSTFLDGLMIWNNTFYYLDYTNLQTVQIVNGLSVTSNAGKATIKGYETQLDVMPFDGFQLSASYAYTDAKFDEYFEGGQDYSGNTISRAPKHKVTISPSYTYSLLSGIAVTAAVDYRYTSRMFDDNSNQPPEIRDATNFVDARLIIDGIADRFSLSLWGKNLTDERTRTFQGVFLGANFGAFSPPRTYGATLSWEY, encoded by the coding sequence ATGAGAGGGAAGGCAATGGGCCGCATGCTTTCGGGGGCGGCCTTTGTGGGGTTGCTGTGGACGGGCTCCGCTCAGGCTCAGGACGCCGATACGACCGCTCCCGGCCAGGCCGGGGAGCAGGCCGCCGACGCCGTACCGGACGAGCAGCTGGGAAATATGATCGTTGTTACGGCGCAGCGTCGCAGCGAGAATCTGCAGGACGTGCCGGTCACGGTGACGGTGTTCAATGCGGAGCAAATCGCCGAGGCGCGCATTCAGCAGATCGACGACGTCGTCACGCGCACGCCCGGTCTCAGTTTCGACAATTTTCCCGCCTCGCAGCCGCGTCTTTATATTCGCGGCATCGGTTCCTCCGATCGCGGCGCGGCGGGGGACCCCAGTTCGGCGGTGTTCGTCGACGATATCTATATGGGCCGCCCCTCGGCGATTGCGTTCGACGCATTCGATATCGAACGGATCGAAGTGCTGAAGGGGCCGCAGGGGACGCTGTTCGGGCGCAATGTCGTCGGCGGCGCGATCAATGTGATCACCAAGAAGCCCGATATCGACCGTGTCGATGCGGCGGCCGAACTCACCTACGGCAATTACGAGCGTCTCGACGCCGCGGCGATGATCAACGTGCCGTTCGCGCGCAACACCGGCGCGGTTCGCCTGAGCGGCGCCTATCGAAGCCATGACGGCTATTCCTGGAACCCTTATCTCGGCGAGCGGATCGACGATCAGGACACGCTGACCGGCCGGTTCCAGATCTATGGCGAGCCCGCCTACAATTTTCGCTTCCATTTCACGATCGACGGGACGCGCGACCGGTTTTCGGGACCTGCCAACCACACGCTCGAGCTCGATACGTCGGACCCGCTCCACAATTTCTATACGTCGAACTTCGACCCGGACACGACCTACGGGTCACAGGTCGGCTATCAGGATCGCGACACCTGGGGCATCCGCAGCGAACTGAGCTACGACTTTTCGTTCGCCACGCTGACGTTCCTCGGCTCCTATCGGGATGTCGACTACGGCAACCGTTACGATCTGGACGGTGGCAATCCCGATCCGGCGTCGCCCGGCTATAATCAGATCGCGATCAGCGGCGGCGATGACGAGACCAACGAATTGTCGAGCCAGGAAGTCCGGCTCTCCTCGCTGCCGGACAGCGACTTCACCTGGGTCGCGGGCTTCTACCACTATCACCAGGAAACCGATCGCTCGAACACGTTCAATCTCGACGCCGCGGCGGTGGCGCCGATCCCGCTCACCGAAATCTACGATCAATATGCGAAGGTCGACAGCATCGCCGTGTTCGGCGACGTCTCGCTGCCGCTGACCGATCAGCTCACTGTCTTCGGCGGGGTGCGTTATTCGCGCGACGACAAGACCGCGCGGGTGCGCAACACGGATTCGATGGTGCCGATACGTGGCGATGAATTCTTCGACGTTACCGGCGATGCGACGTTCGACGATCTGACCTATCGCGCCGGCGTCGAATTCCGCCCGGCGCGGAGGCATATGTTCTATGCCTCGATCTCGCGCGGTTTCAAGAGCGGCGGCTTCCCGGACACGCCGGCCAATGCCGCGGATGCGGCGACGCCGTTCGAGCCGGAAACCGCGATCCAGTATGAAATCGGCCAGAAGAGCACCTTCCTCGACGGCCTGATGATCTGGAACAACACCTTCTATTATCTCGACTACACCAATTTGCAGACGGTGCAGATCGTCAACGGTCTCTCCGTGACGTCCAACGCCGGCAAGGCGACGATCAAAGGCTATGAAACCCAGCTCGACGTGATGCCGTTCGACGGATTCCAGCTGTCGGCTTCCTATGCCTATACCGATGCCAAGTTCGACGAATATTTCGAAGGCGGGCAGGACTATTCCGGGAACACCATCTCGCGTGCGCCAAAGCACAAGGTAACGATTTCCCCGTCCTATACTTACTCGCTGCTCAGCGGCATCGCGGTCACCGCGGCGGTGGACTATCGCTACACGAGCAGAATGTTCGACGATAACAGCAACCAGCCGCCGGAAATCCGCGACGCGACCAATTTCGTCGATGCGCGGCTGATCATCGACGGGATCGCCGACCGCTTCTCGCTGTCGCTCTGGGGCAAGAACCTGACCGATGAGCGCACGCGCACGTTCCAGGGCGTGTTCCTCGGCGCGAATTTCGGCGCGTTCAGCCCGCCGCGAACCTACGGCGCCACCCTGAGCTGGGAATATTGA
- a CDS encoding acyclic terpene utilization AtuA family protein: MDREFADGVKVLVPTGSLGAGVREEEIAYGMARGVHAIASDAGSTDSGAAYLATGKSKNNRGAVKRDLRILMQAQAEYGVPIIIGTAGQAGGDLNLDWTRDIVLELAEELGTSPKIALLRSEQDKAVVKQLNGDGRVKPLPPLGPLDDATIDGCDHIVAAMGVEPYVAALEGGADIILGGRSTDTAVLAAFPIWKRAPWGPAWHAGKTGECGAQCTEERESSGVLLTVTADGFEVAPLSDTNFCTPHSVSAHMLYENTDPFRLVEPGGILDVTRARYAQSDARTVRVTGSEWEPRPYTMKLEGAGGGKFQTLMLVGIQDPDVLRDVDGFHERLLKALYARTRSAIPAEELGEFHISLRMYGWNGTTGRPVPEGTPAPPEIGMLFVATADTQDIANSIAHACNPYFFHYPAVMDKELPSYGFAFTPADVPRGQVYEFKLNHIVEVDDWRELIRTEWIDLAETRNVREAVNG; encoded by the coding sequence ATGGACAGAGAATTTGCTGACGGCGTGAAGGTGCTGGTGCCGACGGGGTCGCTGGGCGCCGGCGTGCGCGAGGAGGAGATCGCCTATGGCATGGCCCGCGGCGTCCACGCGATCGCGTCCGATGCCGGCTCGACCGATAGCGGGGCGGCCTATCTCGCAACGGGCAAGTCGAAGAATAATCGCGGCGCGGTGAAGCGCGACCTGCGCATCCTGATGCAGGCGCAGGCCGAATATGGTGTTCCGATCATCATCGGCACGGCGGGACAGGCCGGAGGCGACCTCAATCTCGACTGGACGCGCGACATCGTCCTCGAGCTTGCCGAGGAGCTGGGGACCTCGCCGAAGATCGCGCTACTGCGCAGCGAGCAGGACAAGGCGGTTGTGAAGCAGCTCAATGGCGACGGACGGGTAAAGCCGCTTCCGCCGCTGGGGCCGCTCGATGACGCCACGATCGACGGCTGCGATCACATCGTCGCCGCGATGGGCGTGGAGCCCTATGTCGCTGCGCTCGAAGGCGGCGCCGACATCATCCTCGGCGGGCGCTCAACCGATACGGCGGTGCTGGCTGCTTTCCCGATATGGAAGAGGGCTCCCTGGGGCCCCGCCTGGCACGCGGGCAAGACCGGCGAATGCGGCGCGCAGTGCACCGAGGAGCGCGAAAGCTCGGGCGTGCTGCTGACGGTGACGGCCGACGGGTTCGAAGTCGCGCCGCTGAGCGACACCAATTTCTGCACGCCGCACAGCGTGTCTGCGCACATGCTCTACGAAAATACCGATCCATTCCGGCTGGTCGAGCCGGGCGGCATCCTCGACGTGACTCGCGCCCGTTATGCGCAAAGCGATGCGCGGACCGTGCGCGTGACCGGATCGGAATGGGAGCCGCGCCCCTATACGATGAAGCTTGAAGGCGCCGGCGGCGGGAAATTCCAGACGCTGATGCTCGTCGGCATCCAGGACCCCGATGTGCTGCGCGATGTCGACGGATTTCACGAGCGATTGCTCAAGGCGCTCTATGCGCGCACGCGCAGCGCGATTCCGGCGGAGGAACTGGGCGAGTTTCATATCTCGCTGCGCATGTACGGCTGGAACGGCACGACCGGCCGACCAGTGCCCGAAGGCACGCCCGCGCCGCCGGAGATCGGCATGTTGTTCGTCGCCACCGCCGACACGCAGGATATCGCGAACAGCATCGCGCATGCCTGCAACCCCTATTTCTTCCACTATCCGGCGGTGATGGACAAGGAGCTGCCGAGCTACGGTTTCGCCTTCACCCCGGCCGATGTCCCGCGTGGTCAGGTCTATGAGTTCAAGCTCAACCACATCGTCGAAGTCGACGACTGGCGCGAGCTGATCCGTACCGAATGGATCGATCTGGCCGAAACCCGGAATGTGCGGGAGGCAGTCAATGGTTAA
- a CDS encoding DUF4387 domain-containing protein: protein MVKVRDVCRHVRSKNAGPYWVTFDFFFDGPENFEKYHASPALSPELFARLYGTDPALVKHIPVADLNMVKISYPRATPQGGVEERDMHSGQQYVRVLDVELD, encoded by the coding sequence ATGGTTAAGGTTCGCGACGTCTGTCGCCATGTCCGCTCGAAAAACGCCGGCCCCTATTGGGTGACGTTCGACTTCTTTTTCGACGGCCCTGAGAATTTCGAGAAATACCACGCAAGCCCCGCGCTTTCGCCCGAGCTGTTCGCACGGCTTTACGGCACCGATCCGGCGCTGGTGAAGCATATTCCGGTCGCCGACCTCAACATGGTCAAGATCTCCTATCCGCGCGCGACGCCGCAGGGCGGTGTCGAGGAGCGCGACATGCATTCGGGCCAGCAATATGTCCGCGTGCTCGACGTCGAGCTCGACTGA
- a CDS encoding long-chain-fatty-acid--CoA ligase has product MDAAAIPPQTLTDLLQSAATRYPGSPALDFMGRRWSYAEIDWLAARCAAGMHAMGVRPGDRIGLCLPNTPYFVIAYFAVLRLGGIVASINPLYTEREMAHLVADAGAKLIFVPDLPEIVEKAAALDTLQNIVICPIDRVLPPVKALAYRILKRKLRVTPPWPQSRMVAFDELTAHEDDCPAHRNRPDDVAVLQYTGGTTGLPKGAMLTHGSLIANCLQTAKHDSHCPDRREAVMGVLPMFHVFALTTVLNYSVYGAACIVLLPRFEMKPFLAAMRRTRPERLFVVPTITIALNDLPDAALPPMGQLRMCISGGAPLPPEVRARFEARTGCRMVEGYGLSEASPIVTCNPITGLVKDGSAGLAYPDTIIEIRSLDDGSPVESGSSGEVCVRGPQVMKGYWNRPEETAEVLSDGLLRTGDVGYLDSDGYLFLVDRIKDLILCGGYNVYPRMIEDALYEHPDVAEASVIGVPDQYRGEAPKAFVKLREGAETTAESLRGFLKDKLSKIEMPREIELRDELPKTLIGKLSKKELRAD; this is encoded by the coding sequence ATGGACGCGGCAGCAATCCCGCCGCAAACGCTGACTGATCTGCTGCAATCGGCGGCGACGCGGTATCCCGGCAGCCCGGCGCTCGATTTCATGGGGCGCCGCTGGAGCTATGCCGAAATCGACTGGCTTGCCGCGCGCTGTGCCGCCGGGATGCATGCGATGGGCGTCAGGCCGGGCGACCGGATCGGCCTGTGCCTGCCCAACACGCCTTATTTCGTCATCGCCTATTTCGCGGTGCTGCGGCTCGGCGGCATCGTCGCAAGCATCAATCCGCTCTACACGGAGCGGGAAATGGCGCATCTCGTCGCGGATGCGGGCGCGAAGCTGATCTTCGTCCCCGACCTGCCCGAAATCGTCGAAAAGGCCGCTGCGCTCGATACGCTGCAGAATATCGTCATCTGTCCGATCGATCGCGTGCTGCCGCCGGTAAAGGCGCTGGCATATCGCATCCTCAAGCGGAAACTTCGCGTCACGCCGCCCTGGCCGCAGTCGCGGATGGTGGCATTCGATGAACTTACCGCGCATGAGGACGACTGTCCTGCGCATCGCAATCGGCCCGACGATGTCGCGGTGCTGCAATATACCGGCGGAACGACGGGGCTGCCCAAGGGGGCGATGCTGACGCACGGCAGTTTGATCGCCAATTGCCTGCAGACTGCGAAGCATGACTCGCACTGTCCCGACCGGCGCGAGGCGGTGATGGGCGTTCTGCCGATGTTTCACGTCTTCGCGCTGACGACGGTGCTCAACTATTCGGTATATGGCGCGGCCTGCATCGTGCTGTTGCCGCGTTTCGAGATGAAGCCGTTCCTCGCGGCGATGCGGCGCACGCGGCCCGAGCGGCTGTTCGTCGTGCCGACCATCACCATCGCGCTCAACGACCTGCCCGACGCGGCGCTGCCGCCGATGGGGCAGCTGCGGATGTGCATCTCCGGTGGCGCGCCGCTGCCTCCCGAAGTGCGCGCCCGCTTCGAAGCACGCACCGGCTGCCGGATGGTCGAGGGATATGGCCTGTCCGAAGCTTCGCCGATCGTCACCTGCAATCCGATCACGGGGCTGGTGAAGGACGGCAGCGCCGGGCTCGCCTATCCCGATACCATCATCGAAATCCGGTCGCTCGATGACGGTTCGCCGGTGGAATCGGGATCGAGCGGCGAGGTTTGCGTGCGGGGGCCGCAAGTGATGAAGGGCTATTGGAACCGGCCGGAGGAAACCGCGGAAGTCCTGTCCGACGGGCTGCTGCGTACCGGTGACGTCGGCTATCTCGACAGCGACGGCTATCTGTTCCTGGTCGACCGGATCAAGGACCTGATCCTGTGCGGTGGCTACAACGTCTATCCGCGGATGATCGAGGACGCGCTGTACGAGCACCCCGATGTCGCGGAAGCCAGCGTGATCGGTGTGCCGGACCAGTATCGCGGCGAGGCGCCCAAGGCCTTCGTCAAGCTGCGCGAGGGTGCCGAGACCACCGCGGAGAGCCTGCGGGGATTCCTCAAGGACAAGCTCAGCAAGATCGAAATGCCGCGCGAAATCGAGCTGCGTGACGAATTGCCCAAGACGCTGATCGGCAAGCTCTCGAAGAAAGAGCTGCGCGCCGACTGA
- a CDS encoding class II aldolase/adducin family protein has translation MASMPQSVPSLRERVSEEEWAVREDLAAAYRLVALYGWDDLIFTHLSARIPGPDHHFLINPYTHMFEEITASSLVKIDVEGRKVDDTPAPVNAAGFTIHSAVHMSRGDAMAVLHLHTPHGQAVSAMKDGLLPHTQSAMIAHHDVAYHDYEGIATNLEERERLVADLGTKNSMLLRNHGTLTLGSSVAQGFMRMYFLERACEAQVMMLTAGRDGLNEPPAGVADVVRDQVSGTEMAMAVEKLAWPALRRKLDRIDPSYKQ, from the coding sequence ATGGCCAGCATGCCGCAGTCGGTACCGTCGCTTCGCGAGCGCGTCTCGGAGGAGGAGTGGGCGGTCCGCGAGGATCTTGCCGCCGCCTATCGGCTCGTCGCGCTCTATGGCTGGGACGACCTCATCTTCACGCATCTGTCGGCGCGCATCCCCGGCCCCGACCATCACTTCCTGATCAATCCCTACACGCACATGTTCGAGGAGATCACGGCGTCGAGTCTGGTCAAGATCGACGTCGAGGGGCGCAAGGTCGACGATACGCCCGCACCGGTGAACGCTGCCGGGTTCACCATCCATTCGGCGGTGCATATGTCGCGCGGGGATGCAATGGCGGTACTGCACCTGCATACCCCGCACGGGCAGGCGGTTTCGGCGATGAAGGACGGCCTGCTGCCACACACCCAGTCGGCGATGATTGCGCATCACGACGTCGCCTATCACGATTATGAGGGCATCGCGACGAACCTCGAGGAGCGCGAGCGGCTGGTGGCCGATCTGGGCACGAAGAATTCTATGCTGCTGCGCAATCACGGCACGCTGACCCTGGGATCGAGTGTCGCGCAGGGTTTCATGCGAATGTATTTCCTCGAGCGCGCATGCGAGGCGCAGGTGATGATGCTCACCGCCGGGCGCGACGGGCTGAACGAACCTCCGGCGGGCGTCGCGGACGTCGTGCGCGACCAGGTTTCGGGCACCGAAATGGCGATGGCCGTCGAAAAGCTCGCCTGGCCCGCGCTGCGCCGCAAGCTCGACCGGATCGACCCCAGCTACAAGCAATGA